Proteins encoded by one window of Haematobia irritans isolate KBUSLIRL chromosome 2, ASM5000362v1, whole genome shotgun sequence:
- the LOC142223656 gene encoding nucleolar protein 10-like, with protein MVFYNVIVMWKYMQHMDNIPRFRRDMKYNKPLCDLFIVGTSKKIYHLNLERGQFLQPYESEAATLNACEISSEHGLLMAVKRVQLYHGIQDQKQNGPL; from the exons ATGGTTTTCTACAATGTGATCGTTATGTGGAAATACATGCAGCACATGGACAACATTCCCAGATTCCGACGAgatatgaaatataataaaccaTTATGTGATTTATTCATAGTGGGAACCTCAAAG aaAATCTATCATTTGAATTTGGAGCGTGGCCAATTTCTACAACCATATGAGTCTGAAGCTGCAACCCTTAATGCCTGTGAAATTAGTAGTGAACATGGTTTACTAATGGCTGTAAAGAGAGTACAGTTGTATCATGGGATCCAAGATCAAAAACAAAATGGTCCACTTTAG
- the Dpm1 gene encoding dolichyl-phosphate mannosyltransferase subunit 1: MPKKIVPKYSILLPTYNEKDNLPIIIWLIMKYMNASGYQFEVIIIDDNSPDGTLDVAKDLQKIYGDDKILLRPRKGKLGLGTAYMHGIEHATGNFIIIMDADLSHHPKFIPQFIDLQKKHDYDIVSGTRYLGDGGVFGWDFKRKLISRGANFLSQLLLRPRASDLTGSFRLYKKRALEMCIASCVSKGYVFQMEMLVRARQFNYTIGEVPITFVDRVYGESKLGSTEIIQFAKNLLYLFATT; the protein is encoded by the exons atgcCTAAGAAAATAGTACCGAAATACAGTATACTACTGCCTACGTACAATGAGAAGGACAATTTACCCATTATTATATGGCTGATTATGAAATACATGAATGCAAG CGGTTATCAGTTCGAAGTAATTATTATCGATGATAATAGTCCAGATGGCACCCTCGATGTAGCCAAAGACTTGCAAAAGATTTATGGTGATGATAAAATCCTTTTGAGACCACGTAAGGGAAAACTTGGCTTGGGCACAGCTTATATGCATGGAATTGAACATGCCACAGGAAACTTTATAATAATCATGGACGCAGATTTGAGTCATCAT CCCAAATTCATTCCACAGTTCATCGATCTACAAAAGAAACACGATTATGATATTGTCTCAGGTACACGGTATCTTGGAGATGGTGGCGTTTTTGGATGGGATTTTAAACGCAAGTTGATATCCCGCggtgcaaattttctatcgcaacTTTTACTTAGACCAAGAGCTTCAGATTTAACaggatcattccgtttgtataaGAAACGTGCCTTGGAAATGTGCATTGCCAGTTGTGTATCCAAAGGTTATGTATTTCAAATGGAAATGTTGGTACGAGCACGACAATTTAATTATACCATAGGTGAAGTTCCCATAACATTTGTGGATCGTGTTTATGGTGAATCGAAATTGGGAAGTACTGAAATCATtcaatttgctaaaaatttgttgtatttatttGCGACAACATAA
- the Wdfy2 gene encoding WD repeat and FYVE domain containing 2, with protein MAAEIKPSPKNERFSSKKPELLSKLEGSADDINAAILIPGENSVISVSDDKTIRVWLKRDSGQYWPSICQYMPSGCTCIYYMEETRQLFVGQENGTVTENTLSIDCNLLSFVRDHLAHQARVVAVVYSKVHKWVLSCSKDKTFAYHCSETGRRIGQYSFETPCTALQFDAMAKYAFIGDHAGQITMLRCDTQNVQLITTFKGHTAAIRCLKWVEGPKLLFSGSCDQGVHVWDVGGKRGTIYELQGHKNKVTSLAYANHTQQLISCGEDNVVVFWEMNAMRKEVPAWVDSNNCQICSRPFFWNFRSMMDQKQIGIRQHHCRNCGRAICDNCSNNRINIPIMGFEFDVRVCNACYNELHTVERPSLASFHDAKHSIVYMDLEEERKRLLTVGQDRVIKIWDLNTIWD; from the coding sequence ATGGCGGCGGAAATAAAGCCATCTCCGAAAAATGAACGATTTTCGAGCAAAAAACCAGAATTACTTAGCAAATTAGAGGGCAGTGCTGACGACATTAATGCCGCAATTCTAATACCCGGAGAAAACAGCGTTATCAGTGTTTCCGATGACAAAACCATACGCGTTTGGTTGAAACGTGATTCGGGCCAGTATTGGCCAAGTATTTGCCAATATATGCCATCGGGATGCACTTGTATATATTACATGGAGGAAACACGTCAATTGTTTGTAGGACAAGAGAATGGAACTGTTACGGAAAACACCCTATCGATCGATTGTAATCTCTTATCATTTGTGCGTGATCATTTAGCTCACCAGGCTCGAGTTGTGGCAGTTGTCTACTCAAAGGTCCATAAATGGGTTCTTTCATGTAGTAAAGATAAAACATTTGCATATCATTGCTCCGAAACTGGTCGGAGAATTGGTCAGTACAGCTTTGAAACTCCCTGTACAGCACTGCAATTTGATGCAATGGCTAAGTATGCTTTTATTGGTGATCATGCTGGTCAGATCACCATGCTGCGTTGTGACACACAAAATGTGCAGTTAATAACCACCTTTAAGGGACACACCGCCGCCATACGTTGCTTAAAATGGGTGGAGGGACCTAAATTGCTATTCAGTGGCTCATGTGACCAGGGTGTTCACGTCTGGGATGTTGGAGGTAAGCGTGGCACCATCTACGAGTTACAAGGACACAAGAACAAGGTGACTTCATTGGCATATGCCAATCATacccagcaattgatttcttgtGGCGAAGACAATGTTGTTGTATTTTGGGAAATGAATGCTATGCGCAAGGAGGTACCCGCATGGGTTGATTCAAACAATTGTCAAATATGTTCCCGTCCATTTTTCTGGAATTTCCGTTCCATGATGGATCAAAAACAAATTGGTATACGTCAGCACCATTGTCGCAACTGTGGTCGTGCTATATGCGATAATTGTTCCAATAATCGTATCAATATACCCATAATGGGTTTTGAATTTGATGTGCGCGTTTGCAATGCTTGCTACAACGAATTGCATACCGTCGAACGTCCCTCACTGGCATCGTTCCATGATGCTAAACATTCAATTGTTTACATGGACTTGGAAGAAGAACGCAAACGTTTATTGACTGTGGGCCAAGATCGTGTGATTAAAATTTGGGATCTTAATACAATCTGGgattaa
- the ND-B22 gene encoding NADH dehydrogenase (ubiquinone) B22 subunit, translating into MSIPNGIITHTRRVQSLYKRALRNCEAWYDRREIYRYRAVQLRQRFEENRNVSDMAKAAKLLAAGEQELFNTQHYQPIKQANSPGGCAFERDVEPPDWVLDYWHPLEKAQYPEFFAQREQRKKEFVAWWEQQYGKPDPKDLHH; encoded by the exons ATGAGTATACCCAATGGTATAATTACACATACTCGTCGCGTGCAAAGCCTCTACAAGAGGGCTTTGCGTAATTGCGAAGCCTGGTATGATCGCAG AGAAATTTACCGCTATAGGGCTGTTCAACTTCGTCAACGTTTCGAAGAGAATCGCAATGTATCTGACATGGCCAAAGCAGCAAAACTCTTGGCAGCAGGGGAACAGGAACTCTTCAATACCCAACATTACCAACCCATTAAAC AGGCCAACAGCCCTGGAGGATGTGCCTTCGAGCGTGATGTAGAACCCCCAGATTGGGTTTTGGACTATTGGCATCCTTTGGAAAAGGCTCAGTATCCAGAATTCTTTGCTCAACGTGAACAACGCAAGAAAGAGTTCGTTGCTTGGTGGGAACAACAATATGGAAAACCTGATCCCAAAGACTTGCACCATTAG
- the LOC142223660 gene encoding uncharacterized protein LOC142223660, giving the protein MSQISPTASQESQRQTDTPSPNTTTSTPLSTPNSLHSSSFLHDPSVAATGKHKSAFLPYRPQATVLTNLQRGNTEATFCPVEVKLSFHERAGQGELTDEQISQQKLINIDFKDASGFTPLHWACYYGQLATVQSLVEAGASINEEAPEMVTPLILAASGGHHEIVRLLLDKGADYTHMDIVGNTSLMYAAAGNHPHTCNELLSRDPDMTATNENGDTAYSLSIENGSTLAQAVLEQYLTAILSL; this is encoded by the exons ATGTCTCAAATATCGCCCACTGCTAGTCAAGAGTCTCAACGACAAACTGATACACCATCGCCAAATACCACAACTTCAACACCTCTATCTACACCGAATTCACTGCATTCCTCCAGCTTTCTTCATGACCCCTCAGTTGCTGCGACTGGAAAACATAAATCTGCTTTTCTACCATATCGGCCTCAAGCTACAGTCCTTACTAATCTCCAAAGGGGTAATACAGAAGCCACTTTTTGTCCAGTCGAAGTAAAATTATCATTCCACGAAAGGGCTGGCCAAGGTGAATTAACGGATGAACAAATATCTcagcaaaaattaattaatatcgaTTTTAAAGATGCTTCCGGCTTTACACCACTGCATTGG GCTTGCTATTATGGACAATTGGCCACCGTACAATCTTTAGTAGAGGCAGGGGCCAGCATTAATGAAGAAGCACCCGAAATGGTTACTCCTTTAATATTGGCAGCATCTGGAGGACATCATGAAATCGTTCGCTTGCTATTAGACAAAGGTGCCGATTATACACATATGGATATAGTGGGGAACACATCGCTCATGTATGCTGCTGCAGGGAATCATCCTCATACGTGTAACGAACTATTATCGAGAGATCCCGATATGACGGCAACCAATGAAAATGGTGATACAGCCTATTCACTATCAATAGAGAATGGTTCGACATTAGCTCAAGCTGTTTTGGAGCAATATTTAACAGCAATTTTAtcactttaa
- the LOC142223659 gene encoding DET1- and DDB1-associated protein 1 codes for MSVTDFIKGLPCHNAENFSQFNTEHAMRGSQKRPSVYLPTEDYPSEQHIVLDKRSVLLRYLTQQWDKKILPKKRDHANEGSANNGPGNNCKKRPRLEAE; via the coding sequence ATGTCAGTCACTGATTTCATAAAAGGTCTACCCTGCCACAATgcagaaaatttctcacaatttaatACAGAGCATGCTATGCGAGGCTCACAAAAAAGACCATCCGTTTATCTGCCCACTGAAGACTATCCCTCGGAACAGCATATTGTACTTGATAAGCGTTCCGTGCTTTTACGCTATCTAACACAGCAATGGGACAAGAAAATATTACCCAAAAAACGGGACCATGCCAACGAAGGTAGTGCGAACAATGGACCAGGTAACAATTGTAAAAAACGTCCTCGTCTGGAAGCTGAGTAA